The genomic region tttattatatAAGTGGACATCGAAAAATATGCACAAAATACATCAAAAActaacaataaaaatacaaaagttCACCACAAATTATATAGTTTGAGTAAACAACTAtaaagatgagaatattttGAAAGTTTTTTATTGGAATAAGTTCAGACCACTTCGAAAAAATAATCCTCAATTGAAAATTCCTAATTTTCGAAATCTCAAAACACCTTCTAATTTCCATTCCTAATTtcgaaaaatattcaaattcgGAAGTTTTTGGTCGGATTCGAAAGTTTTACCATCTAAATTGGAAACATCAGTCAACCTGCACCCTAGTTTTGTTGTTTGGGACGTTTATCTTCTTTGGGGAGGTGGAAGGTGGCTTGTTCACCGTTGACCTGTCATTTGTGCTTCCCACGACTATTCCACTCTTTCTGCAACACAACTAAATAATTGAGGCTTTGTATATGAAGATCATGAGAGCAATCCAATCGTGCATCCTCATGTTTAATTTGGCGCTAAATCTGATTGTTTAATTGGAGAGGAGTGGTCACGTTGTGTTGTTTTCTAATTTTCAATGTTTGTCACATGTTTCCAACACAAAGGTTAAAAAAATGTTTGTCACATAGTAGCCTTTGAATTCCAAGCATAAGTttggtttagtttgattcaGCTCTCAAATCTTGATTAAGTTAATTAACCATTAAGCGATGCAGTTTGGTTCGATTTAAACTAATTATGGAACAAGCAGTGGCGAAGCCAGAATTTTTTGGGGGCAGGGGCGAACTTAAAAGCATGCAAGATTAAAGAAAAATGGCAAcgactaaatttttttatatagtaaTGTCTTCCATGATGTGGTCTCTAGGTTGACAAGGATCATTTTGGAGATAGTGTCTACGAATTGCTTTACTATTATTAGGTGGATAATCAAGCATTCGACGTCTATGTCCAGGGTCTGTAGGAAGATTAGCCTCTTATAGTATCGTTTCTTCCATTACGTAACtataaaatggaaagaaaaaataaatcttaAACTCTTAATCCTAGAGTACACTATACTAATATGCATAATAACTAATCCAACCAACAATTCAACCAATCCAACCAATTGCATAAGCTCCAAATAATTACCCCTAATATGCATAATAACTAATCCAACCAACAATTCAACCAATCCAACCAATTGCATAAGCTCCAAATAATTACCCCTAATATGCATAATAACTAATCCAAccaacaattcaattaatcaataccaataactcaataagcatacaaattattcaataaataaaaattcaattcaactaaGCATGTGAATAAGAATAATTGTATACATTATGgaataattcaattaattaatcaagaatcaagaattcaaattttaattttcacccTAAAAactaatttcataatttaatataaataatcataGAATCATATCACTAATCAATAACCAATAACCATATTAGTGCATTACCATATGACTCTATACCAATTAAAACTCATtcgtattaaataattaattagggttaaggattataaatttaggaattaaaaaatttactaaacaatGGCTTTGAAGGCTGCAAGACGTCTCTGGAGAGTGGCTGGCGGCGGCTGGAGCTTGGAAAGTGGCTGGTTTTCTGTTCGCTGGCTGCCAAGTTGTTGCGCAACTGTTGggaattttttttggggggggggaggTGTGGCGGCGGCGGCAAGCTTTGCTCTCTAATTGGCAAAGGTaaagttgaaaaagaaaagacggACAGGCACAGATTTGAGGAGAGAAGGGGGACACGCAGTCCCCcctgtatattttttttcttctttcaaacTTATCAAAATAGCGtcgttttggttttgtttttttttttttaactaggtctaaaacgacgtcgttttggcctagatgttaaaaaaaaaaaaaaaaaggatccagCTCTGCTGCACGCAGAGCAGAACCAGACCACTGGAACAGGGAGAGGGTGAAAACTAGTTGAGTTTCCGTCAAGGGAAGGGGTTGAACCAACCCTCTAGGCGTATTTTTTCAGCGAAGGGAGTGGTGGCTGCCACTCCTCGCCCTCATGTGGCTTCGCCACTGGGAACAAGTAATGGGTAGTTTGCAAATATGACTGATGTGAAAAAAGCTTCTTTCATGTTTTATGAAGAAGTCTTACAACTATGTGACTTATCCTATGAGCAATAGTAATGCTAATGCATTATCGACCACCGATGGGCACCAATATTAAACTGCCTCTAATTTTGAGCTCGGCCCAGTCCGTGCCCACCACTAATTTTAAGCTTTGCCACCTTAACTTCTTCCATCATTATGAATGTCATTATCTCATTTTGTTTAGAGCAATTCCACCCCAAGAAAATAGCTTCGGCTATTAGGCAATTCAATCCCCCAACCTCTTGAAAACCACTCTAGCCTTACCCAATTAATTGGGCTCTAGGAAAGCTCGACTCCACACACGGGCTAAAATTGCCTAATCCACATACTGAGTGGATCTATCGTCAGCCTAGCGTCTGCcacctttttatattttttttgcccGGTGTGTGAATTACACGCGAGAGAAGTGGCAAGTGACTTGATAAGAAAACAGGACTGGGGTCGCCGGGCAGGTGCACTCAGCCCATCCATGAAGTTTGTATAGTGAAAATATGTTAATCATAAGTAAGGGGATAAGTAAGTTCTCCAGTACAATTATTATCCTAGTGATTACCAATAAGAAAATATCAAAGTGCCAAAAACtgatgaatttttgtttttctttgttgaaagaaaaaaaaaagaaattatgtaaATGATTTCCTGCCAAGCAAACTCCAACCAAACCATACTATTTACATATTGGTTCAGTTATGAAGCATAGGCCCAATGCACAAATTGAAGGCCTGAGGGCCTGGGCTAATATCTGAAACTGCAATTTGGGTCTGTGTTTGGAGTTCTCAGCCACACTGGGTTCCCGAAATAACATTGTATTGTCAAATCTGCATCTGCAATAATCCTAGGGCTGCCAATGATACGCGTCGCAATCCAGTGATGCATTTAACCGAAAAATAAGTAACATGTTTGACTTATTGGTGAAAGTATCTTATTGAAGAATGTTTAAGTATGCACTAGTGTATATTGTACGTTAAAATCCTCAAACGTTGAAACCGTTGAGTCATTTACTTGACATTTAACTACTTCGATACATGCTATATATCTGAGCATACTAAAGTTTTTGTCCTAACGTTAGTCCCGAAAGAAAAATGCTTTTGTCTATAAACCGAACCGAAAAGTAAAACTCCGTACCAATGTATTGGTCTCAACGTCGCAAAGGAATCTCCACTGTAGAGTCTGACAAGCACGGCAAAAATTGGAATATCAAAGTTTTAGAATCTAGTTAAAGGCTGCCTGCCTCCAATCTCTGATCTCCACCCCCATTTTCGGGTCTGCAATGCATGGCTTTGGAATATTGTCGGTGCTAACGCTAGCTATTTCCAATAATTCAAGCTCTCGTATATGaaagattgaagaaaaattACTCTCCACACACTTTAGTATTTTCCATATGTAATCGCAACTACAACCATGAACCATCAAATAATCGATCTGCCctagattctttttttttttttaacgaaaagATAGCGgttttattataataataaaaacttaCACAAACTTTGACAAAgatattttgaataaaatccaAGAAGTCCTAAATCCAAAGAGACTTCAAGAAAACATAAAATTCCAACTTGGCCAACTAGTAAATATCATGAATTGTCACGTCACTAAATCTCGAGATGCTAAGAACTTCTAACAACTCATGCAATAATTTGTTAAAGCCATATAGTATACGAACCCATTCTTGTCCAATTTGATTCACCATCAGCACGAATTGAATACTCATTAAAAATGTATAAGAGGTTAAATCAATAGCTTACGAAATACAATGTCTTTCTCTGTTTATTAGACACAAAATATCATTTATGTCACTACAAATCCAGTATGCttacttaaaattaaaacttaaaacaaacaccaaaaacttagaacaaaattaaaaacttcaaGTTGATCGTTTAAACAACACATTCCCAAAAGTAAAAAGTTGTTACAAAATTTGAATAGAGTTCAAcatgttttaattgcttaaatGGCATTGGGTGAAAACCTCAAGTTGGTACTTTGGTGCGTAGCATTATATATATCCACGGAGGACAAGCATAGTGCCACGTAGGGTGGGCCAATCCACGACCGGACCCATTTGGTGCACAGGGCCTCCCTCCAGTCCTCCCTGCCTCCCTCCCTTCTCCTTCGTATGGTCCGCCAATCCCGCCGTTTGACACGTTTTTGTTCTTACCGGTTCAATCCCATTATCCCAAGAtactctccggatctcttccattaAAGGTTATCGAATCAAGTGATTCGGgtatttgaaatttcattcaacGATAAAAATTTTTTACACCTTTCAAGGGATCAAAACAAGTGGACagttggataaaattttaaaagcctGAATCATTTGAGCCGGTGgttttgatggaagagatctGGAAAATATCTCTTTTCATCCCACACCATTTGTCCAATCACATTTTTCAACTTGGATGGTGCTACTCgtttatttttacatttcttatatttttttgttttttgacatCAGATTAAAagaattgaataaatttaacGAATAAAACTTAACATCCGAGTGTGAGAAGTTAAAAAGGTACAGAAACGTAGGATTTACCTCACTCAGTTAAAAATCAGACTTTTTGCCAAAATCTAGAGAGTAATACAGAGTTGCCATTTAAATTTTTGGTCAAAGTCTTTccaaagttagagagagaagaggggagAGAGGAAGACAAAGCCGGCTCTCTTTTGTTTGAGCTGCTCCGTTTCACTGCCCCATTTAATCACAGATTCTTTTTTGGCACCCAAAAGGATATTTCTTTTTGCTTCCTCTGTGTTATCGTTTATGGTGTTTGTGGACTTGGATTCGTTTGCTTTTGTCCCCTTTAGTTATATCGTCTGCATCTACTTGCCCTGATCGCTTCAACAAACGccaagagagagagggaggcgAGAGAGTTGCCGTTTGGATGGCCCTCAGATGATGAGGTTGTTGTAAAAACTGGGATTGGAAGATTGGAAGAGCAGCCTCCTCTCCTCTGATTGAGCTTTGGGTTCATCTGGGATTTTAATAAAGTTCCAATCTTTTGTATTGGGAAAcaattaaaataaggttttaattGGATTTGGGGAAATGGGTTGTTTTCCTTGTTTCGATtcgaaggaggaggagaagctgaACAATCCAGCGGCAGAAATTGATGACAGAAAGCAGGTTCAACCAACGGTCTCTAATAACATTTCAAGATTGCCTTCTGGTGAGTTCTTGATTGCTTTTGTTTATCAATCCTTATTGTTTGGTAATTTAAATGTGTTATTGCTCGATCtgatctgtttttttttcctcctgaTTTAAACTTAATTGTTTGTTTTAGTCATTTGGGTGTGTGTGTTACTACATGATTGATTACTTCATTGAGTTTGTGAGCTCTAAatttgagaggttttaggtAGACCCCACAATTCATTGACATAAAAGAATGCGCCTTTCTTTTGTAAAAATTGGATCTCATGATAACTTTGATTTCTCAAGATCAATCTGATTGATAATCAATGGTGTCCAAAGCTGTGGATTGTTTCATAATTAATTGAAGAACTaagatatatatacataatttgATCCAACTGATTACAGTATAACTGAATTTAGTACAGTTGTGCTTTCTATAGTTTAGAAGATGTCAATTTCGAATATGCGTAATAGGTTTTTTCGTATTGGGGTTATGGTTTATTGAGTTTTTTTGCAAATCCAATTGATTTTCGGTTTCCGGTGTTTAGCTTAACTCAAGGTCCtatttgaataaggatttggaGTTGAGGCGGAGATGGTTGACGATCATTGATACTTGGTGATCTGTAGTAATTTGATATGGTCGTATATGCAGGAGTAGACAGACTGAGATCAAGAAGCAATGGAGGGTCCAGGGGGGAGCTGCCCAAATTGCCTGAGTCCAAAGATGTTGTACCGGGGGGGCAAATTGCTGCTCAAACTTTCACTTTCCGTGAACTCGCGACTGCAACAAAGAACTTCAGGCCAGAGTCTTTTATAGGGGAAGGGGGATTTGGGCGTGTATACAAGGGGCGACTCGAAAGCACTGGTCAGGTAGTTCTTTTGCTGTTGCACGATCTATTATTTATACAGAGAACAGGAATTACAGGATGAGTATTTGAATTGAAACGAATATTAGCATATTAGATGCTGTAACTGTATAGCTATCAAGAATGctatattttgttttgtgatttcAACAATAATGAGAACTAAATAACGGCACTGCTATATCATGAGCGAGAATTGTAGACTTACATATCAACATCATTACTCATAATGATGGTTGTTAAATTCCATACAGTATTTAGAGTGTAATAATTCTTGATTCTGTATCGTACTTTCCAGTCCATCTCTCCATGTAAGACATCAAGGTTATAAGGTTATAGGATGTTTATGATATCCATTGTTAATTATTACATTTCGAAAAGGTCATTGCTCTGCAGAACGATTTCGCAGAATTAACTTCAGGCATGGTTGAGGCGATTTTGAATTCTTGACTTTGTATCGCCATTCACAGGTGGTTGCTGTTAAACAATTGGATAGGAATGGACTTCAGGGCAACAGAGAATTTCTTGTTGAGGTTCTCATGCTCAGTCTTCTGCATCACCCTAATCTAGTGAATCTTATTGGGTACTGTGCTGATGGAGACCAGCGGCTTCTTGTTTATGAATTTATGCCCTTAGGATCATTGGAAGATCACCTTCACGGTAACTTTTCCTCTTCGTTTCCCCTTCTTCTCTTGTCTTATTGTCTGTTTCTCTAATTAGGAACTTTTTACTTTATAATTTCTTCCATTAATGTCAGCTAGTGGATAGTGATCATGGAAAACCACGTTGTAGTTTTCAGTTATGTTATATATGAACACTTCCTGTTCTGCAAATATGACAAATACATTTGATGCATGCTATGCTGAAGTGATTTTTCAACCTTGAAGGGATATATTTACAGAATTGGaatgaatgatgaattttgaTGTTTTGCATACTGTAATAGAAGTATTTTCTTATATCAAAAAAACCCATGGTAAAatggagaaaaggaaaaagaaacatTTCCTTTCGGGGGCATTGTCtccaaataaaatttgatgACTTAATAAATTATAAACACAGTGCACGCAACTTCTGTTTTTCTTGTGTTATTGGACCATTAGTTTCCCTAACAGTTAATCCAAGTGATCGTTAATGAATCACCTATAATGGTTTGTTGATCCCTCTGCAGATCTTCCACCTGATAAGGAACCATTGGATTGGAACACACGAATGAAAATAGCTTCCGGTGCAGCCAAAGGATTGGAATACCTGCACGACAAGGCAAACCCTCCGGTTATTTACAGGGACTTCAAATCATCCAACATATTGCTGGAAGAAGAATTTCACCCTAAGCTTTCAGATTTTGGGCTTGCAAAGCTTGGTCCCACCGGAGACAAGTCCCATGTGTCCACAAGAGTTATGGGCACTTACGGTTATTGTGCTCCTGAATATGCAATGACTGGTCAATTGACGGTAAAGTCAGACGTATACAGTTTTGGGGTAGTGTTTCTGGAGCTGATTACTGGACGTAAGGCCATAGATAGCGACCGGCCCCATGGAGAACAGAACCTTATAACTTGGGTAAttttcactttgtttcttgTAGTAGAAATGCTCAAAGAAACTTATCTTCTTGTTGTGCAGGCCTTGTGGGTCTCGCAAGCATGGGTTCTATGTTTGTGCAATAATTAAATGGCAGTGGTTTTATTTCTATGCAGGCACGTCCATTGTTCAATGATCGAAGGAAGTTCTCGAAATTGGCAGACCCAAGACTGCAGGGTCGGTATCCAATGCGGGGTCTCTACCAAGCTGTAGCCGTGGCATCCATGTGCATCCACGAACAGGCTGCCACACGACCTCTCATTGGGGATGTGGTTACTGCTCTGTCGTACCTAGCCAACCACTCTTATGACCCTAACTCAGCTTCAGGTAATGGCCACAGAGGTTCGggagaaaaaaatgagaaaaggcACAGGGATGGTGGAAGGATATTGAAGAATGAGGAAGGTGGAGGATCCGGACGGAGCTGGGGGTTAGATGGTTCCGAGAAGGACGATTCCCCAAAGGAAACTGCAAGGATGTTGGATAGGGAACGAGCGGTTGCTGAGGCCAAGATGTGGGGAGAGAATTGGCGAGAGAAAAGACGACAGAGTGCACAAGGCAGTTTTGATGGCACCAACTAGTGCTGTAGTGTACAATGCACGGTCTTCTTCAACCTCAGCTCCTACCCTCGTTTTTTCGCAGACTGGTTTGTTTGGGGTGTCCAATGTAACGGAGAGTTGGTGCAGACGAACATGTGTCCTGATTTAACCTTTTTTCCTTTCCTCTTCTCCGAacactgaagaagaagaatccataAATGGAAATTGTACATTATCTTCTAGAAGATTGAAGGAGAACAGAAGAAAGTGGATGTATTGAAAATTTTTGAGAGTAAAAACGTCTGGTTAAATGCTATACGATTCTTCTGCCTGCTGTACTTTAGCATATttggaacaaaacaaaaaaatctgtTGTCCCTGCTCCTGTCTTATTCAACCTTATTATTATCGAGTGTTTTCACACGTTTCCTTGGTAACGTGTTCATACATGTTCGAGTACTTTCTCTTTCGTTATCAAGGAAACGGGATCAACTTGCGGTTTGCCCTTTTGTCCTGCTGCAAAATGGGGTGTCTTTCTCGTCCACTCATTAAATTATTTCTCTTGATTAAGTTGAAGGGGCATCAAGATCCCCTTCAAGATCAAAGTGGTCACTTCGGGACGTCCTATAAAATTGGAACGAACAGAGAAGGGGCATCAAAGTGTTTTGAGCCAAAGGATGTGATAGAGATTTAAGACCTATGGTTTGAAGGGGTTAGGGGGTTATTGTTGTACCCATAGTTATTCTTACTATTTTCTagtgaaaattttcaaagaaGATCACCGAATTGGATGCAAGCACAATTAGCTGGATCACTATATATACTTGTTGATTTTGGGAGAATTTTGATATTTCTTTTACGTTTCGATTTAAGACATGCGAAATTTACTTTGCTTGAAAAGTGATGAAATGATGgaattttgaagtgttaaaAATTGGTGTAGATTCGTAAGTCATTCAAGTTGGTTGTATCAAATTCTCCACCTTTAATTCTTAGCCGTTCAATC from Pyrus communis chromosome 4, drPyrComm1.1, whole genome shotgun sequence harbors:
- the LOC137730931 gene encoding serine/threonine-protein kinase PBS1-like, which gives rise to MGCFPCFDSKEEEKLNNPAAEIDDRKQVQPTVSNNISRLPSGVDRLRSRSNGGSRGELPKLPESKDVVPGGQIAAQTFTFRELATATKNFRPESFIGEGGFGRVYKGRLESTGQVVAVKQLDRNGLQGNREFLVEVLMLSLLHHPNLVNLIGYCADGDQRLLVYEFMPLGSLEDHLHDLPPDKEPLDWNTRMKIASGAAKGLEYLHDKANPPVIYRDFKSSNILLEEEFHPKLSDFGLAKLGPTGDKSHVSTRVMGTYGYCAPEYAMTGQLTVKSDVYSFGVVFLELITGRKAIDSDRPHGEQNLITWARPLFNDRRKFSKLADPRLQGRYPMRGLYQAVAVASMCIHEQAATRPLIGDVVTALSYLANHSYDPNSASGNGHRGSGEKNEKRHRDGGRILKNEEGGGSGRSWGLDGSEKDDSPKETARMLDRERAVAEAKMWGENWREKRRQSAQGSFDGTN